In the genome of Lactuca sativa cultivar Salinas chromosome 3, Lsat_Salinas_v11, whole genome shotgun sequence, the window TTTAAGTTTTATAGTGATCACTGCTATTATAAAACTGTGaacttaattaaataatagatcTTCTCCATATGCTAGGATTTTTGTTGCTTGACCTAAAATTTATATGGTAACAAATATCTTTTATTTTCATTTAACAAAATTACAAAACCATTAAGTAGACGCATAATTACTTCCCTTTAATATAAGTCAAAGTAAGGTATCAAAATAGAGAAGATTATATGACCAAAATCAAATTGATCATCAACTTTATTCACATTGCACCAGAGTTTACATAAATTCAGACCCTCCATGTTTTCATGCTAGGTTTTCCCGGAGAAGCTCCTTAAGATATTATTAGTATTACACAGATGGTTTCTGTTACATGTATAGATTTTTGTCTGATAACCTCTGAGAAGGGATTGCCATGAGTGGGTTTTTCTTCTTCAAGACAATCCCAAATTTATCAGAAAGCTCATGTTCTTTGTCTTCTGGCAAAGTCCAATCAAACGAGTGCAATAATGAAGCCAAAAGATACACCAACATCTTCTCACCCAAAGGAATTCCAGGACACTTTCTCCGACCAGATCCAAATGCCAGAAAGTTGGTGTTGTTTCCAGAATAATCGTATTTGGTTGTTCCATCGGTGTTCAGAAACCTATCGGGATCAAATTTCGTAGGATTTTCCCAGTGTTTTGGATCCCTGTGTATTGCCCAGACATTCAAAAACACATTGGAACCCTTTGGCACTGTGTATCCACCAACATTGCAAGATTGATTTGGACATCGCCCTATCAATAGAGGAAGCGGTGGATGTAAGCGGAATGTTTCTTTTATCACTGCATCTAAGTAACATAATCTTGGAAGATGAGATTCTTCTACAATGTTGTTTAGGCCCACGACTTGCTCTAATTCGTCTTGTATCTTCTTCATTATCTCTGGATGTTTCAAAAGCTCTGCCATTGTCCATTCCGCCATTGTTGAGGTTGTGTCTGTTCCTCCGGTTACAATGTCCTGTTTCAACAAAACTTAGTTATTTCTGTGTCGAAGGGATGTATGAAAAGTGAAAGATGATACCATGAAAAGAGATTTAATTTGGGTAATACTGAAAGTTGATGTATCGTTTTGTTGTTTATGCTCTAGTAAAATCTGCAATAAATCATTTCTTCCCTCTTGCTCTACTGATTCTTCAAGTTTAACGTTCATTCTATTCTCGATAATCGTCTGAAAAATCTCATCAACCTTCTGCAACTGTTGCTTCATTTCTCGTTCCACACCCTGTAAATCGAATCTGGAAAGTACCGGAAAAAGGTCCGACACGTTCGATGCTCCCAGAAGCTCCACAATCTTTGAAATAACCTCCCGGAACCCTAGATTAGTGTTTTCTTCGTTTTCATCCAAACTTTTCCCCCACATCATGCTGGTTACGACACTGAGTGAGGACGCGAACGCCAACCCGCCGACGTCCACCTCCGTCCCCATTGATTCGTACACCTGCTTGATGTTTTTTCTGACTCCGGTTCGCCGAAAAGAGCGAGAAGCTTCAAGGTTCTTATGGCTCAGGACTTCGGAGACGAACACTTTACGCAGTTTGCGCCAGTATGAGTTGTTGTCGGACCAGAGGATATCTTTGCCACCGTATGTGATGACAAGCCCAGCCACCGGAGGGTCTCGGTTAGCAAAAGCATCGTCCTGCACACGCACCACTTCTTTAGCCAGATCGGAGGAGCTGACGATGATGTAGGTCTTACTTCCGAGCTGGAGTT includes:
- the LOC111877686 gene encoding geraniol 8-hydroxylase codes for the protein MISDGRWSWWSELIISKKEDLTFQLLVFSVISLLILWYSFRKATLRLPPGPRGLPVLGYLPFLSPDLHHEFTKLGQRYGPIFKLQLGSKTYIIVSSSDLAKEVVRVQDDAFANRDPPVAGLVITYGGKDILWSDNNSYWRKLRKVFVSEVLSHKNLEASRSFRRTGVRKNIKQVYESMGTEVDVGGLAFASSLSVVTSMMWGKSLDENEENTNLGFREVISKIVELLGASNVSDLFPVLSRFDLQGVEREMKQQLQKVDEIFQTIIENRMNVKLEESVEQEGRNDLLQILLEHKQQNDTSTFSITQIKSLFMDIVTGGTDTTSTMAEWTMAELLKHPEIMKKIQDELEQVVGLNNIVEESHLPRLCYLDAVIKETFRLHPPLPLLIGRCPNQSCNVGGYTVPKGSNVFLNVWAIHRDPKHWENPTKFDPDRFLNTDGTTKYDYSGNNTNFLAFGSGRRKCPGIPLGEKMLVYLLASLLHSFDWTLPEDKEHELSDKFGIVLKKKNPLMAIPSQRLSDKNLYM